ACTCAAACGCAAGCTTTATCTTACCTATCTGAAAAAATACGCAAACCACCCTCTAATCTGCGCTATAGCAGAACATATTATTTTTAACACCAAAGTTTCATTAAATTAATTTATTGGATTCGCTTTTCATCATTGCAAGAATTGCGTGTGATTCGTAACAATCCATAGTTTTGCATAAGAACAAAATCAATAGACTTTACTTAAAAATTTTTTGATAAAGTCTTGCATTAAGTGAATAATTGGCTTGTAGCCACTCTTGAATGCCTTGAGGATTGTCATCAAATGTCCGCACAAGATTCCAAAAATCCTGCCCGTGATGAGGATAACGCAAATGCGCTAACTCGTGAATTATCACAGAATCAATGCAAAAATACGGCATTAATGCCAAGCGCAAACTAAAGCGAACGGATTGGTCTTTAACTCTACAACAGCCCAATTGACGATAACTCTTACCATAACAAATAGACTTTGGAAAAAGCTGCATTTTTTGAGAAATTGCATTAATATGCAAAGAAATATATGATTCCAAAGCTTTTTGATAAACCATTCTCAAAAGAGATTGGAGCTTTGACTTTGCCCCTATCGGATTCATTAGCAAATTCTCTTGCATCACCGCTTGCCATAATTGCATAAGAATCGCACAATCTCCCTCAAAGCCAAAATCTTGCAATCTTTTTTGCAAATAAGATTCTAATTCTCTATCAAGCAAAAGCGTCTCAAACTCTACCCACTGCCCAAACAAATAAAATTGATTCAAAGAAATATTCGCTTCTTGTTGCTTGATTGTGTCAAAATGTTTCAAAATCCATTGTAAATTTGTTGCGATAAATTCCTCACAAGCCCTTTTGCTAACATATCTTGGCAAATTCACAATCAAGGTAGAATCCGCGCAGAATCGCATTTTTAAATGCTTAAAATGCCTTTTTTGAACCACTTTCAAAACGAGACTTGGCGGAAAACCAGTAGGTAATTTAAAGTTTTTCAGCATTAAAGAGGCGCGAAACGATTGTTTGTAGGTGTAAGAATCTCAATATTATATTGCACCTGATTGTCCTTGATTCTTTCTTTGAAATATCGTTTAGCACCGGGGGAACTCTTGCGATAAAAATATTCAATCCCAAAAGCCGTAGCATAATTAATCCAATCATATTCCAAATCCACATCTAACAACTTTGCCTGCTCCACAAACAAACTATCCAGCGGGGCAATGGAATTGGCAATAAACATATTTTTTCTATCCCTCTCTTGCGTAATAGAAAGCAAGCTTGGATTGTAGTTGATTTGCGTAGAGTAGATTCCATTGGGGCGAATGCTATTATAAGTCAGCTGCGAAAGAATAATGCTAGAATTTGTAATGGGCGTATTCAAAAAGATTCTTGTTCCTTGTAAAGCTCCCCTTAATGCCTTAATTTCCTTTGGCAATTCAGAACCTTGTTTGAGGCTAAAACTTTTAGAAAGTTGTAAATTTTCATTTGAGGCTTGCGTGTATTGCTGCATTTGCTTACCAATATTCCCAGAATCATAAAAGCTTGCCGCACGAATATGGGGTTGAATCTCGGATAATTTTTTAATTTGTTCTTCATAGCTAATTCCACCAAAAATAAGATGAGAGGAATCGTTAGCATTGGACAAAATTTGAGATTTATGCACGCTTGGAATAAAAATAGACAAATCTGTGCGCATTGTCGCAAGATGATTCGCTCCCTCTTGCGTCAAAACTGCAATCACTTGACGATGTCCCTTAGCATATATTTTTTCTAATGCTGCTTGCAAATCCTCCAAAGATTCTCCTTGAGAGTCAAAAACTTCAAAGTTAAAACCCCCCCTTTGAAGCAAAAGATAACTCAAAATAGTATTCATTGTTGTGCTAGAATAACGTCCAATTGCTTTGCGTGGAAATAGCAAGGCAATATGAAACAAGGATTTTTGCAAACCCAAAAAATAAGGAATTTCCGAAATTTCAAGCTGCGATAAAAACTGATTAAGCTGTTCAATCATTTCTTTATTTTGATTGTTTTCATCAATTTTTGCAATAAAAGAAAAAACCTGTTCTTTTTCTAAAAGTTCCTTTAGGCAGCTAGTGCTACATTTTTGCGATTCCACATTCAGCACTTCCATATTTGGAAGTGGCAGAGGCGAAAGATATTTACCGCTTGCATTTGCAAAAGGAGGAATCACTAATGCACTGATAATGAGTGCAATCCACAGATTTTTTAAACCTCTTTTAAAATTGTTTTTTAATTGCATTGTTTCTCTTCCTTTAATAATTCTTTAAGGTGTAAAAACTCCTTGTGCGCATTGATTTTTAATTTTGGCTGCCTTAGGAGTTGGTTTAAGCTAAAGGTCGGAAAAAGCTTTAAATGATTCCATTTTAGCAATTTACCTTGCACATTTCTATAATCACTTCCATCTTGTGTAAGATAAAAATAAGCTTCTGCTCCAAGCAAAACAAGGATTGGGCTTTGTGTAAATTCAATTTGTTTGAGAAAATATCCCATACACGATTCTATGCAAATTTGTTGAGAATTTTGCGGAATCTCACATTTTAAGAGCGACAAAATAGAAACCTCTTGCAATCTCATATCAAAAACGCGTTCAACGATATTTTTCAACATTTGCGCACTTTTAGAAGCAAAACGTAGCTGCGCATCTAATAAAGGCATAAGTGAGAGAAAAACAAGCTTAGAGTTTTGATGGCACAATCCCGCACTTGGCGAGGAAGTTTTTTGTGCGCACAACTTGCAAGATTCTATTAATTGCCTCAAATCTCCTTGATTTTGACTTTGGAATCTTTTTTGTGTAGGCACTAAAAACTGCGGATTACAATAATCAAATCCAAAAGATTGCAATAAATAGAGCTTTTTTAGCAATAACGCTTGATGGAGTGTTTGCAAAATATCCCCAAATTTTTAGAAAATAAATAAGAATTATAAGACAAAAAGATTAAAATACAATAACATCAACAAGAAACCGAATTCTTATGTCCTTGCAATTCGTGGCACACGACTTACAAAGCAGCTGTGCAAGCTATGTGCGAAGCTATGCAATGCACGCACGCTTTGAACTGCAAATCCATAATTTATTACCGCTTCATTGCATTGTAGTATTTTGAATAACATAAGCTTTTAAGATTTTTTGTTCTTTGATAGGCTTATCTTGCGAATTAGTCGGAGTATATTCTATTTTACGCAAAGTTTTAAAACTCTCCTCTTTGGAATCCTCACTAATCTCGCCAAAAATCGTGTGCTTGCCATTCAAATGCGGAGTGCGCGTCGTGGTAATAAAAAATTGACTTCCATTCGTATTTTCCCCAGCATTTGCCATTGCCAAAATCCCCGCCCTATCAAACGCATAACCTTTTACAATCTCATCTTCAAAATCTTCTCCCCAAATAGATTCTCCTCCACTTCCTGTGCCACTTGGGTCGCCTCCTTGAATCATAAACCTGCGAATCACGCGATGAAAAATCGTGCCATTATAATAGCCTTCGTTGGTATGTGTAACAAAATTTTCTACCGCTTTGGGTGCAACTTGCGGAAACAAATCTAGCACAATCTTGCCCGAAGTAGTTTCCAAAACAACTTGAATCTTTTGCGATTCCATACTTTGCACATTTTCTTGTGCGCATAAGATTCCTGCGCACAACAAACTAAGCAAAAAGTGAATTAACGCTCTCATCTTTATTAATCCTTTTAATGACTTCAGCAAACAAAGGCGCAACACTTAAAATCTTGATTTTTTCACAATGTTGTTTTAAAGGAATCGTATCTGTAACAATCACTTCATCAATCTCACTTGTTTGGATTCTATCATAAGCCACTCCGCTAAAAACTGCGTGAGTGCCAAGCGCAATCACACTTGTTGCACCTTTTTGCTTAAACGCACTTGCTGCCTTTACCATTGTGCCCGCAGTATCAATTATATCATCAATAAGTATCACATCTTTGCCCTCAACATTTCCAATCACATTCATTACTTCACTTTCATTTGCCTTTTCGCGTCGTTTGTCAATAATGACAATGTCCAACCCCAAAAGTTTAGCAAAATATCTTGCGCGCGCCACTCCGCCAATATCCGGACTTGCCACAATAGGATTCTTGAAATTCTTGGAGATAATGTATTCTTTAAAAACAATAGAACCATAAAGATTATCCACGGGAATATCAAAAAAACCTTGAATCTGTCCAGCGTGCAAATCCATTGCAACAAGTCGCGTAATACCTGCACATTGCAACAAATCTGCAACCAATTTTGCGCTAATAGGGACGCGTGGGGAAGCTTTGCGGTCTTGTCTTGCATAACCAAAATAAGGCATAATGATATTAATAGATTTTGCCGAACTGCGTTTGAGTGCATCAATCATAATGAGTAATTCCATTAAATTATCATTCGCAGGAGCGCAAGTGGATTGAATCACAAACACATCTTTCCCTCGCACACTTTCACAAATACGAATCCCAATCTCTCCATCACTAAAGCGCGTTACTTCCGCTTGGGATAGCTCAATATCCAACTCTTTTGCAACGCGTTGAGAAAACTCTGGGTGCGCAGTTCCTGTAAAAATCT
This is a stretch of genomic DNA from Helicobacter ganmani. It encodes these proteins:
- a CDS encoding M48 family metallopeptidase, with product MRFCADSTLIVNLPRYVSKRACEEFIATNLQWILKHFDTIKQQEANISLNQFYLFGQWVEFETLLLDRELESYLQKRLQDFGFEGDCAILMQLWQAVMQENLLMNPIGAKSKLQSLLRMVYQKALESYISLHINAISQKMQLFPKSICYGKSYRQLGCCRVKDQSVRFSLRLALMPYFCIDSVIIHELAHLRYPHHGQDFWNLVRTFDDNPQGIQEWLQANYSLNARLYQKIFK
- a CDS encoding uracil-DNA glycosylase family protein; amino-acid sequence: MQTLHQALLLKKLYLLQSFGFDYCNPQFLVPTQKRFQSQNQGDLRQLIESCKLCAQKTSSPSAGLCHQNSKLVFLSLMPLLDAQLRFASKSAQMLKNIVERVFDMRLQEVSILSLLKCEIPQNSQQICIESCMGYFLKQIEFTQSPILVLLGAEAYFYLTQDGSDYRNVQGKLLKWNHLKLFPTFSLNQLLRQPKLKINAHKEFLHLKELLKEEKQCN
- a CDS encoding peptidylprolyl isomerase codes for the protein MRALIHFLLSLLCAGILCAQENVQSMESQKIQVVLETTSGKIVLDLFPQVAPKAVENFVTHTNEGYYNGTIFHRVIRRFMIQGGDPSGTGSGGESIWGEDFEDEIVKGYAFDRAGILAMANAGENTNGSQFFITTTRTPHLNGKHTIFGEISEDSKEESFKTLRKIEYTPTNSQDKPIKEQKILKAYVIQNTTMQ
- a CDS encoding ribose-phosphate pyrophosphokinase; its protein translation is MQDYKIFTGTAHPEFSQRVAKELDIELSQAEVTRFSDGEIGIRICESVRGKDVFVIQSTCAPANDNLMELLIMIDALKRSSAKSINIIMPYFGYARQDRKASPRVPISAKLVADLLQCAGITRLVAMDLHAGQIQGFFDIPVDNLYGSIVFKEYIISKNFKNPIVASPDIGGVARARYFAKLLGLDIVIIDKRREKANESEVMNVIGNVEGKDVILIDDIIDTAGTMVKAASAFKQKGATSVIALGTHAVFSGVAYDRIQTSEIDEVIVTDTIPLKQHCEKIKILSVAPLFAEVIKRINKDESVNSLFA